One Brassica napus cultivar Da-Ae chromosome A5, Da-Ae, whole genome shotgun sequence DNA window includes the following coding sequences:
- the LOC106452343 gene encoding putative DUF21 domain-containing protein At3g13070, chloroplastic, whose amino-acid sequence MTGMALELSVLGRSVVSTKASNLKRYGQKPNLSGRLLTRAAELHCPVMSSRNSTLSFRFRRSCELSSSYRSRFMMFSSSQCSQQSSDSGGKELELIKVLLKRGIVIGAVVCGVYLYGCKKVLASSSGVVEAGHEVFGQGLVLFKNALPKIYQVLKVLREQGLILAALFGLSAFFSMAETSITTLWPWKVRELAEKEPENGVFRMLRSDVTRFLTTILIGTTVVNIAATALVTEAATAIFGEAGVSAATGLMTVAILLLTEITPKSVAVHNAQEVARIVVRPVAWLSLVLYPVGRIVTYLSMGILKILGLKGRSEPYVTEDELKLMLRGAELSGAIEEEEQDMIENVLEIKDTHVREVMTPLVDVVAIDASGSLVDFHSMWVTHQYSRVPVFEQRIDNIVGIAYAMDLLDYVQKGDLLESTSVGDMAHKPAYFVPDSMSVWNLLREFRIRKVHMAVVLNEYGGTIGIVTLEDVVEEIVGEIFDENDSKEEIQKKTGYIVMRDEGVYDVDANTSIDQLSEELNIKMPEGIQYETVSGFVCEAFGYIPKTGESVKVVLEKENWEEDGEEEEGNKQEKQEQKEKHQIYRVEILAGNARKVSAVRFERVNDMDQVSEAKDVRSMVPKFVRKWSSEEDDGNSSYQEKTEDAVSDDEHVLADNSNKQH is encoded by the exons ATGACGGGTATGGCACTTGAGTTATCGGTTCTGGGTCGGTCTGTTGTTAGCACAAAAGCCTCAAACTTGAAGAGATACGGTCAAAAACCAAACCTTTCTGGTAGACTTCTCACGAGAGCTGCTGAGCTGCACTGCCCTGTGATGTCGTCTAGAAACTCCACTTTGAGTTTTAGATTCCGGCGAAGCTGTGAACTTAGCAGCAGCTACAGAAGTCGCTTTATGATGTTCAGCTCGAGTCAATGTAGTCAACAAAGTTCGGATTCTGGGGGGAAAGAGCTGGAGTTGATTAAGGTTTTGCTGAAACGTGGGATTGTTATAGGAGCTGTGGTGTGTGGAGTTTACTTGTATGGATGTAAAAAGGTGTTGGCATCGTCGAGCGGTGTGGTGGAAGCAGGGCATGAGGTGTTTGGTCAGGGCCTAGTCTTGTTCAAGAATGCTTTGCCGAAAATTTACCAGGTTCTTAAGGTTCTTAGAGAGCAAGGTCTGATATTGGCTGCACTGTTCGGCCTCTCAGCGTTTTTCTCTATGGCAGAGACGTCCATTACCACTCTGTGGCCCTGGAAG GTGCGTGAGCTGGCTGAGAAAGAGCCAGAGAATGGTGTATTCAGAATGCTCCGTAGTGATGTTACCAGATTCTTGACGACTATTCTAATTGGAACAAC TGTTGTGAATATTGCGGCAACTGCCCTGGTCACTGAAGCAGCAACAGCTATATTTGGTGAAGCTGGTGTTAGTGCAGCCACTGGACTGATGACA GTGGCTATATTGCTTCTAACTGAGATTACTCCAAAAAGTGTTGCTGTTCACAATGCTCAAGAAGTTGCAAGGATTGTG GTTAGGCCAGTGGCGTGGCTTTCCTTAGTATTATATCCTGTCGGAAGAATTGTCACGTATCTGTCAATGGGAATACTGAAAATTCTTGGCTTAAAAGGACGGAG tGAGCCATATGTTACTGAAGATGAGTTGAAACTGATGCTACGGGGTGCAGAGTTAAGTGGCGCCattgaagaagaggagcag GATATGATTGAAAATGTGCTGGAGATAAAAGACACACATGTTCGAGAGGTGATGACACCTCTTGTTGATGTAGTTGCAATTGACGCCAGCGGCAGTCTAGTTGATTTCCATAGCATGTGGGTGACCCATCAGTACTCGAG GGTGCCTGTTTTTGAGCAGCGTATAGATAATATAGTGGGAATCGCATATGCTATGGATCTTCTAGATTATGTTCAGAAG GGTGATCTGCTAGAGAGTACTTCTGTGGGAGACATGGCACACAAACCTGCCTACTTTGTCCCCG ATTCAATGTCAGTTTGGAATCTTCTTAGAGAATTTCGCATAAGAAAGGTTCACATGGCTGTTGTCCTGAACGAATATGGTGGAACCATTGGT ATAGTAACTCTTGAAGATGTGGTGGAAGAGATTGTTGGTGAAATATTTGATGAAAATGACTCAAAA GAGGAGATTCAGAAGAAGACAGGGTACATTGTGATGAGAGACGAGGGAGTATATGATGTTGATGCTAATACATCAATTGATCAGCTATCTGAAGAACTGAATATAAAGATGCCAGAG GGGATTCAGTATGAGACAGTCTCAGGGTTTGTGTGTGAGGCCTTTGGGTATATCCCAAAAACGGGAGAAAGTGTAAAAGTTGTTCTTGAGAAGGAAAACTGGGAAGAGGAtggtgaagaagaggaaggtaACAAACAGGAGAAGCAGGAGCAGAAGGAAAAGCACCAAATCTATAGAGTTGAG ATACTAGCAGGGAATGCAAGAAAAGTGAGTGCTGTCAGGTTTGAAAGAGTCAACGACATGGATCAAGTGTCGGAGGCAAAAGATGTAAGAAGCATGGTTCCTAAATTCGTGAGGAAGTGGAGCAGTGAAGAGGATGATGGGAACTCGTCGTACCAAGAAAAAACCGAGGATGCCGTCTCAGATGATGAACATGTATTGGCTGATAATAGCAACAAACAACATTGA
- the LOC106452344 gene encoding YTH domain-containing protein ECT3-like isoform X2 produces MKEQPVPANNESSQESAVVVHPAKVAPLSGPYGITGDLAGHLPSSILSPQAQGFYYTGYENPTGEWDDYSSYVNVEGLDITSPVGFNENASLVYQTGYGYNPQMPYGPYSPAASPLPSEGQLYSPYYQQVVPPSMQYISSPTQPELTSLVGVDQQGDNMGGPRPSYHPHPIGPFNGNQPNLGFPEWQQGFDGGIWSDWSKPSDMHRHSSHVSPALSPQPLGSFGSYGHNIPMGSQRQRSFYGYGSGSNSYNRGYMHSGGHGQGSNYGSRLISNVSMGNQSWIGVDNIRGRGRVSDPSSLGGGYNGNFDILNEQNRGPRASKPKTQVSSEELDSSADTKKHNKGSTKEHEDSNNNSNDFVTDYNNAKLFIIKSYSEDNVHKSIKYNVWASTANGNKKLDAAYREAKDEKEPCPVFLLFSVNASSQFCGVAEMIGPVDFEKSVDYWQQDKWSGQFPVKWHIIKDVPNSQFRHIILENNDNKPVTNSRDTQEVKLEQGIEMLKIFKSYDAETSILDDFEFYEEREKIIQDRKARRQPSLPSGVVESGDKPSSAAALQTDLIKNMSKSFAQVVRLDEGSKESGKTSSSPDATTTTVAVSQSN; encoded by the exons ATGAAGGAGCAG CCTGTGCCGGCAAACAATGAGTCCTCTCAGGAATCTGCAGTTGTAGTTCATCCAGCAAAGGTTGCTCCACTCTCTGGACCTTATGGTATAACAGGTGATCTTGCTGGACACTTGCCTAGCAGCATCCTCTCTCCTCAAGCTCAAGGCTTTTACTACACAG GTTATGAAAACCCCACAGGTGAATGGGACGACTACTCTTCCTATGTCAATGTTGAAGGATTGGACATCACATCTCCT GTTGGCTTCAATGAGAATGCTTCTCTGGTATACCAAACAGGATACGGATACAACCCTCAAATGCCCTATGGACCATATTCCCCTGCTGCAAGCCCCTTACCTTCTGAGGGGCAGTTGTATTCACCGTATTACCAGCAGGTAGTTCCTCCTAGCATGCAATATATATCGTCTCCAACTCAGCCAGAGCTCACCAGCCTTGTTGGTGTTGACCAACAAGGCGATAACATGGGAGGACCAAGACCGTCTTACCATCCTCATCCTATTGGACCGTTTAATGGAAACCAGCCAAACCTTGGTTTCCCTGAGTGGCAGCAAGGCTTTGATGGGGGGATATGGTCGGATTGGTCCAAGCCTTCTGATATGCACAGACATTCTTCTCATGTTTCACCTGCTTTATCTCCTCAGCCACTCGGTTCATTTGGATCATATGGCCACAACATTCCCATG GGCTCACAGAGACAGAGATCGTTTTACGGTTATGGATCTGGTTCAAACTCTTACAACAGAGGTTACATGCATAGTGGTGGTCATGGCCAAGGCTCTAACTATGGAAGTAGGCTCATTTCTAATGTGAGTATGGGAAACCAAAGCTGGATTGGCGTTGACAACATTCGAGGACGTGGAAGAGTCAGTGATCCATCATCCCTTGGTGGCGGTTATAATGGTAACTTTGATATCCTCAACGAGCAAAACCGAGGACCAAGAGCTTCAAAGCCCAAGACTCAGGTATCATCAGAGGAGCTTGATTCTTCTGCTGACACTAAGAAACATAACAAAGGCAGTACAAAGGAACATGAGGACTCCAACAACAATAGTAATGACTTTGTCACAGACTACAATAACGCTAAGCTCTTCATAATCAAATCTTACAGTGAAGACAACGTTCACAAGAGCATCAAATACAATGTATGGGCTAGCACAGCTAATGGAAACAAAAAGCTTGATGCTGCTTATCGTGAGGCCAAGGACGAGAAAGAACCATGCCCAGTGTTTCTTCTGTTCTCT GTAAACGCTAGCTCTCAGTTCTGTGGTGTGGCCGAGATGATTGGACCTGTGGATTTTGAGAAGAGCGTTGATTACTGGCAACAAGACAAATGGAGTGGACAGTTTCCAGTGAAGTGGCACATTATCAAAGATGTTCCAAACAGTCAGTTCCGTCACATTATATTGGAAAACAATGACAACAAGCCTGTGACTAATAGTCGTGACACTCAAGAA gTGAAACTGGAGCAGGGGATTGAGATGCTGAAGATATTCAAGAGCTATGATGCTGAGACTTCAATCTTGGATGATTTTGAGTTTTATGAAGAGAGGGAGAAAATAATTCAAGACCGGAAGGCGAGAAGACAGCCAAGCTTGCCGTCTGGAGTAGTAGAAAGCGGAGATAAACCCTCTTCTGCTGCTGCGTTGCAGACAGACTTGATCAAGAACATGTCCAAAAGTTTTGCTCAGGTAGTCCGGTTGGATGAGGGAAGCAAAGAATCAGGAAAGACAAGTTCATCTCCTGATGCAACTACAACAACGGTGGCTGTCAGTCAATCCAACTAG
- the LOC106345417 gene encoding protein STRUBBELIG-RECEPTOR FAMILY 4 has translation MAPTLHPIILCIACLGFFTSHVLAKTDSQDVSALNDAYKSMNSPSKLNGWSSSGGDPCGDSWDGITCKGSSVTEIKVSGRGLSGSLGYQLANLKSLTYLDVSKNNLNGNLPYQLPENLVYLDASENDFNGNVPYSVSLMNDLTYLNFGRNNLNGELSDMFQKLPKLETIDLSSNQLTGKLPQSFANLTGLKTIHLQDNQFKGSINSLRDLPQIDDVNVANNQFTGWIPNELKNIGNLETGGNRWSSSRPPSPPPGTRRVDRNSGGVGLSNKALTTGLIVAASTIGGLIFTAGVIALFARRKNSHHSSHFFDEEKGGTNRSKPLFTPQPSQVLQYDSMDDVKGQKTVDSNASTETKPSSVRRTSSVSFKNSPTFHLIPSSTPVAATSGRFSSLEDSPDTRGVKAFTLVELQNSASGFSPNRLIGEGTLGRVYKAKYEDGRKYAVKEIDSSLLGKRNVEDFSHIVSNISSIHHPNMAELVGYCSEQGRNMLVYEYFTSGSLNRFLHQTDDFSRPLTWNTRIRIALGTAQAIEYLHEVCSPPLVHKNIKSSNILLDSELNPHLSDYGLANFHHRTSQNLGVGYNAPECTDPSAYTLKSDVYSFGVVMLELLTGRRPYDSERPKAEQSLVRWAKPQLKEMGTLEEMVDPSLCGLYVPESVSAFADIVSICVMSEPGLRPPVSNVVEALKRLV, from the exons ATGGCACCCACTCTGCATCCGATAATACTTTGTATTGCATGTTTAGGATTCTTCACGTCCCATGTTCTTGCAAAAACAGATAGCCAAGACG TTTCGGCTCTTAATGACGCTTATAAGAGCATGAACTCTCCATCAAAACTCAATGGCTGGTCTTCGAGTGGAGGTGATCCTTGTGGTGACTCATGGGATGGCATTACTTGCAAGGGCTCTTCTGTTACTGAAAT AAAGGTGTCCGGACGTGGACTCAGTGGATCTTTAGGTTACCAGCTTGCAAACTTGAAATCACTCACTTACCT TGATGTAAGCAAGAACAATCTTAACGGAAACTTACCCTATCAGCTTCCTGAGAATCTTGTTTATCT AGATGCTTCTGAGAATGACTTCAACGGTAATGTGCCATACTCTGTGTCTCTCATGAACGACCTCACTTACCT AAACTTTGGTCGTAACAACCTCAATGGTGAACTTAGCGACATGTTTCAAAAGCTTCCAAAACTCGAAACAAT TGATCTGTCTTCTAATCAACTCACAGGAAAGCTACCACAGAGTTTTGCCAATCTAACAGGACTTAAAACAAT TCATTTGCAAGACAATCAATTCAAAGGCTCTATAAATTCACTCAGGGACCTTCCTCAAATCGATGATGT AAACGTTGCAAACAATCAGTTTACTGGTTGGATCCCAAACGAGCTGAAGAACATTGGAAACCTTGA GACTGGAGGAAACCGTTGGTCAAGCAGTAGACCTCCCTCACCACCTCCCGGGACTCGCCGCGTAGACAGAAACTCAGGAGGCGTTGGATTAAGCAACAAGGCTCTAACCACAGGTCTTATAGTAGCAGCATCCACTATAGGTGGACTCATTTTCACAGCAGGAGTGATTGCATTATTCGCTAGAAGAAAGAACTCTCATCACTCTTCACACTTTTTCGACGAAGAGAAAGGAGGAACCAACAGAAGCAAACCGCTCTTCACACCGCAACCCTCTCAGGTTCTTCAGTATGACTCTATGGATGACGTCAAAGGCCAGAAGACTGTTGATTCCAATGCTTCAACTGAGACAAAACCTTCTTCTGTTAGAAGAACATCATCAGTCAGTTTCAAGAACTCTCCCACTTTTCATCTCATACCTTCTTCAACACCAGTGGCTGCAACCTCTGGTCGTTTCTCTAGCCTTGAAGACTCTCCTGACACGCGCGGTGTGAAAGCCTTTACGCTTGTGGAGCTGCAGAACTCTGCTTCTGGCTTCTCCCCAAATCGCCTTATTGGTGAAGGAACTCTTGGACGTGTGTATAAAGCTAAATATGAAGATGGAagg AAGTATGCAGTGAAAGAGATTGATTCTTCACTGTTGGGGAAAAGGAATGTGGAAGATTTTTCACACATAGTGTCCAACATCTCCAGCATTCACCATCCTAACATGGCTGAGCTTGTTGGTTATTGTTCAGAACAAGGAAGGAACATGCTTGTTTATGAGTATTTCACTAGTGGGTCACTTAACAGGTTCCTTCACCAGACTGATGATTTCAGCAGACCGTTAACTTGGAACACAAGAATCCGAATCGCTCTCGGAACTGCTCAAGCTATAGA GTACCTTCATGAAGTGTGTTCGCCTCCATTAGTTCACAAGAACATCAAGTCATCAAACATTTTACTTGACAGTGAGCTGAATCCTCATCTCTCAGACTATGGCTTGGCGAACTTTCACCAT CGCACAAGTCAGAATCTTGGAGTGGGATACAATGCTCCAGAATGCACAGACCCTTCAGCTTACACATTAAAGAGCGATGTCTACAGCTTTGGTGTGGTGATGCTGGAGCTTCTAACCGGTAGAAGGCCTTATGACAG TGAAAGGCCCAAAGCAGAACAGTCACTAGTTCGTTGGGCAAAGCCGCAGCTtaaagagatgggcactcttgaGGAGATGGTTGATCCGTCCTTGTGTGGACTCTACGTTCCAGAATCTGTCTCGGCATTTGCGGATATAGTTTCCATCTGCGTTATG tcgGAGCCTGGGCTTAGGCCACCAGTGTCAAACGTGGTGGAGGCGTTGAAGAGGCTAGTATAG
- the LOC106452344 gene encoding YTH domain-containing protein ECT3-like isoform X1 — MATTPPSHATDLIPSEEQPANLDIMKEQPVPANNESSQESAVVVHPAKVAPLSGPYGITGDLAGHLPSSILSPQAQGFYYTGYENPTGEWDDYSSYVNVEGLDITSPVGFNENASLVYQTGYGYNPQMPYGPYSPAASPLPSEGQLYSPYYQQVVPPSMQYISSPTQPELTSLVGVDQQGDNMGGPRPSYHPHPIGPFNGNQPNLGFPEWQQGFDGGIWSDWSKPSDMHRHSSHVSPALSPQPLGSFGSYGHNIPMGSQRQRSFYGYGSGSNSYNRGYMHSGGHGQGSNYGSRLISNVSMGNQSWIGVDNIRGRGRVSDPSSLGGGYNGNFDILNEQNRGPRASKPKTQVSSEELDSSADTKKHNKGSTKEHEDSNNNSNDFVTDYNNAKLFIIKSYSEDNVHKSIKYNVWASTANGNKKLDAAYREAKDEKEPCPVFLLFSVNASSQFCGVAEMIGPVDFEKSVDYWQQDKWSGQFPVKWHIIKDVPNSQFRHIILENNDNKPVTNSRDTQEVKLEQGIEMLKIFKSYDAETSILDDFEFYEEREKIIQDRKARRQPSLPSGVVESGDKPSSAAALQTDLIKNMSKSFAQVVRLDEGSKESGKTSSSPDATTTTVAVSQSN; from the exons ATGGCAACGACTCCTCCTTCACACGCCACAGATCTTATTCCTTCAG AGGAGCAGCCTGCTAATCTGGACATCATGAAGGAGCAG CCTGTGCCGGCAAACAATGAGTCCTCTCAGGAATCTGCAGTTGTAGTTCATCCAGCAAAGGTTGCTCCACTCTCTGGACCTTATGGTATAACAGGTGATCTTGCTGGACACTTGCCTAGCAGCATCCTCTCTCCTCAAGCTCAAGGCTTTTACTACACAG GTTATGAAAACCCCACAGGTGAATGGGACGACTACTCTTCCTATGTCAATGTTGAAGGATTGGACATCACATCTCCT GTTGGCTTCAATGAGAATGCTTCTCTGGTATACCAAACAGGATACGGATACAACCCTCAAATGCCCTATGGACCATATTCCCCTGCTGCAAGCCCCTTACCTTCTGAGGGGCAGTTGTATTCACCGTATTACCAGCAGGTAGTTCCTCCTAGCATGCAATATATATCGTCTCCAACTCAGCCAGAGCTCACCAGCCTTGTTGGTGTTGACCAACAAGGCGATAACATGGGAGGACCAAGACCGTCTTACCATCCTCATCCTATTGGACCGTTTAATGGAAACCAGCCAAACCTTGGTTTCCCTGAGTGGCAGCAAGGCTTTGATGGGGGGATATGGTCGGATTGGTCCAAGCCTTCTGATATGCACAGACATTCTTCTCATGTTTCACCTGCTTTATCTCCTCAGCCACTCGGTTCATTTGGATCATATGGCCACAACATTCCCATG GGCTCACAGAGACAGAGATCGTTTTACGGTTATGGATCTGGTTCAAACTCTTACAACAGAGGTTACATGCATAGTGGTGGTCATGGCCAAGGCTCTAACTATGGAAGTAGGCTCATTTCTAATGTGAGTATGGGAAACCAAAGCTGGATTGGCGTTGACAACATTCGAGGACGTGGAAGAGTCAGTGATCCATCATCCCTTGGTGGCGGTTATAATGGTAACTTTGATATCCTCAACGAGCAAAACCGAGGACCAAGAGCTTCAAAGCCCAAGACTCAGGTATCATCAGAGGAGCTTGATTCTTCTGCTGACACTAAGAAACATAACAAAGGCAGTACAAAGGAACATGAGGACTCCAACAACAATAGTAATGACTTTGTCACAGACTACAATAACGCTAAGCTCTTCATAATCAAATCTTACAGTGAAGACAACGTTCACAAGAGCATCAAATACAATGTATGGGCTAGCACAGCTAATGGAAACAAAAAGCTTGATGCTGCTTATCGTGAGGCCAAGGACGAGAAAGAACCATGCCCAGTGTTTCTTCTGTTCTCT GTAAACGCTAGCTCTCAGTTCTGTGGTGTGGCCGAGATGATTGGACCTGTGGATTTTGAGAAGAGCGTTGATTACTGGCAACAAGACAAATGGAGTGGACAGTTTCCAGTGAAGTGGCACATTATCAAAGATGTTCCAAACAGTCAGTTCCGTCACATTATATTGGAAAACAATGACAACAAGCCTGTGACTAATAGTCGTGACACTCAAGAA gTGAAACTGGAGCAGGGGATTGAGATGCTGAAGATATTCAAGAGCTATGATGCTGAGACTTCAATCTTGGATGATTTTGAGTTTTATGAAGAGAGGGAGAAAATAATTCAAGACCGGAAGGCGAGAAGACAGCCAAGCTTGCCGTCTGGAGTAGTAGAAAGCGGAGATAAACCCTCTTCTGCTGCTGCGTTGCAGACAGACTTGATCAAGAACATGTCCAAAAGTTTTGCTCAGGTAGTCCGGTTGGATGAGGGAAGCAAAGAATCAGGAAAGACAAGTTCATCTCCTGATGCAACTACAACAACGGTGGCTGTCAGTCAATCCAACTAG
- the LOC106454107 gene encoding uncharacterized protein LOC106454107 gives MVELEEKEEELEEDDDINDEQELEEEEDDDEEEEEEEEEEEEEEEEEEEEDNDDDDDDEEKEEEDNDDDDDDDEEIEVLCKVICPRSHPDHPHTLSFRTGKAITCYSCGNQSGVYYYCTTCDVRFKKDCPFHSNKITHPYHLQHPLTYIRLNTESEINNTIQTQSPFIFDACSWCGNKPDTWVYSCYICSFCLCVPCSKNTPPLTIANPKSHHHPLLFLPRPLLVPCDACGLVRASEASYTCFQCNYMVHESCMSLPRVIKLTRHSHRLSFTPFLPPSVLSCGVCYRAVDVRFGQYSCDHEDCFYVVHSKCATHDEVWDGRELEWEPESQEEAEDDVASFKKVGGDLIKYFSHDHHLKLENYDGVRDAKKQCEACILPIDPRCFYGCTQCDYSLHEVCAGLPRKLDHPLHKHCLALDHAPLDDYDYMNCSTCFRTSSGFRYKCIEGECKLRTCHIDLRCILIPECTFTHKSHEHPLFISVSYGLEGGPRCYICGKGCARAILRCSKCAFTMCFRCATIPTELHYKHDRKHPLSLCYGEGVDDVGKYWCEICEMEVDSKKWFYMCNQCCITVHRECIFNSSIYMKSGSTFDWNGYLVRTDSTNSPTRQICAICEERCTFSVCYTLILEEGWDDKALCSFRCLRAAMWRIFPEDM, from the coding sequence ATGGTAGAgctagaagaaaaagaagaggaactagaagaagatgatgatattAATGATGAACAAgaactagaagaagaagaagatgatgatgaagaagaagaagaagaagaagaagaagaagaagaagaagaagaagaagaagaagaagaagataatgatgatgatgatgatgatgaagagaaagaagaagaagataatgatgatgatgatgatgatgatgaagaaataGAGGTTTTGTGCAAGGTCATATGCCCTAGATCTCATCCAGATCACCCTCACACCCTCTCTTTCCGAACCGGTAAAGCCATTACCTGCTATTCTTGCGGGAACCAATCCGGCGTGTATTACTACTGCACCACCTGTGATGTGCGTTTTAAAAAGGATTGTCCCTTTCATTCCAACAAAATAACACACCCATATCATCTCCAACATCCTCTCACCTACATTCGTCTAAACACTGAATCTGAAATCAACAACACTATCCAAACTCAATCCCCTTTCATCTTTGATGCATGTAGTTGGTGTGGGAACAAACCTGACACATGGGTCTATAGCTGTTATATTTGCAGCTTTTGCTTGTGCGTACCTTGCTCTAAAAATACTCCACCTCTTACCATAGCAAACCCAAAAAGCCATCACCATCCACTTCTCTTCCTCCCTCGACCACTCTTAGTTCCATGTGATGCTTGTGGATTGGTTAGAGCATCTGAAGCAAGTTATACTTGTTTCCAATGTAACTACATGGTCCATGAGAGTTGTATGAGCTTACCACGCGTCATCAAGCTCACACGCCATTCACATCGTCTTTCTTTTACCCCTTTTCTTCCACCCTCAGTTTTGTCGTGTGGAGTTTGTTACAGGGCAGTTGATGTCAGATTCGGACAATATTCATGCGACCATGAAGACTGCTTTTATGTAGTTCATTCCAAATGTGCAACGCATGATGAAGTATGGGATGGAAGAGAGCTAGAGTGGGAACCAGAAagccaagaagaagctgaagatgATGTTGCATCGTTCAAGAAAGTAGGTGGTGATCTGATCAAATACTTCAGCCATGATCATCATCTAAAGCTCGAAAACTACGACGGTGTAAGAGACGCCAAGAAGCAATGTGAGGCATGCATCCTTCCTATCGATCCTCGTTGTTTCTACGGTTGTACGCAATGTGATTACTCTCTCCACGAGGTATGTGCTGGTCTTCCACGAAAACTGGATCATCCGTTACATAAACACTGCCTTGCCCTTGACCATGCTCCTCTAGACGACTATGACTACATGAATTGTTCAACATGTTTTCGAACGTCCAGTGGTTTCAGGTACAAGTGCATTGAAGGAGAATGCAAGCTTCGAACATGTCATATAGATCTTCGATGCATTTTAATCCCCGAGTGTACATTCACCCACAAAAGTCATGAACATCCCCTCTTCATCTCGGTATCCTACGGCCTTGAAGGTGGGCCAAGATGCTATATTTGTGGGAAAGGATGTGCGAGAGCTATTCTACGTTGTAGTAAATGCGCGTTTACCATGTGTTTCCGGTGTGCTACCATTCCTACAGAGTTACACTACAAACACGATCGTAAGCATCCTCTCTCCCTTTGCTACGGGGAAGGCGTTGATGATGTTGGCAAATACTGGTGTGAAATATGCGAGATGGAAGTAGACTCGAAGAAATGGTTTTACATGTGCAACCAATGTTGCATCACAGTCCACCGTGAATGCATATTTAATTCCTCCATTTATATGAAGTCTGGTTCTACCTTCGATTGGAATGGTTATCTGGTGCGAACTGATTCCACCAACAGTCCTACCCGACAGATTTGCGCTATATGCGAGGAACGTTGCACGTTCTCTGTATGCTACACACTCATCCTCGAGGAAGGCTGGGATGATAAGGCTTTGTGTTCTTTCAGGTGTTTACGTGCTGCAATGTGGAGAATATTCCCTGAAGACATGTGA